A window of Rhizobium acidisoli contains these coding sequences:
- a CDS encoding FAD-binding oxidoreductase, with protein MSSTGISTELLDRFAAIVGDKYALRGEADLAPHLVENRGLYHGSSPLLLKPGSVEDVSAIMKLATETGTAIVPQTGNTGLVGGQTPRAGKSDIILSLERMNRIRDVDPVANVLVADGGAILADVQKAAEAHGQLFPLSLGSEGSCRIGGNLSTNAGGTAVLAYGNMRQLCLGLEVVLPTGEIWDGLRRLKKDNTGYDLRDLFIGAEGTLGIITGAVLKLFPQPLGHQVAFAGLNSVEDALGLFNLASSLCGTSLTGFELMPRFGVEITTRHIDGVRDPLQAAYPWYVLIDISTSDSAETAERMMNGVLEQGFAAGLVLDAAIASSVAQQQAIWHMRESMSDAQKPEGGSIKHDVSVPVSRIAHFMAEAAEAVLAAMPGARICAFGHMGDGNIHYNISQPVGADKAAFIGRWREMNHIVHGLVLAHGGSISAEHGIGQLKRDELAAIRPAIEIELMRRIKRAFDPANIMNPGKVVSLEI; from the coding sequence ATGAGCAGCACCGGCATTTCCACCGAACTTCTCGACCGTTTCGCAGCCATCGTCGGCGATAAATACGCGCTTCGGGGCGAGGCCGATCTTGCGCCGCATCTGGTCGAAAACCGCGGCCTCTATCATGGCTCCTCCCCTCTCCTGCTGAAACCCGGCTCGGTCGAGGACGTCTCGGCTATCATGAAGCTTGCGACGGAGACCGGGACGGCGATCGTGCCGCAGACCGGCAATACCGGCCTTGTCGGCGGCCAGACGCCGCGCGCCGGCAAGTCCGATATCATCCTGTCGCTCGAGCGCATGAACCGGATCCGCGATGTCGATCCGGTGGCGAACGTGCTGGTCGCCGATGGCGGCGCCATTCTCGCCGATGTCCAGAAGGCGGCCGAGGCGCATGGGCAGCTGTTTCCGCTGTCGCTCGGCTCCGAGGGCTCCTGCCGCATCGGCGGCAACCTTTCCACCAATGCCGGCGGCACGGCGGTGCTGGCCTACGGCAATATGCGCCAGCTCTGCCTCGGCCTCGAAGTGGTGCTGCCGACCGGCGAGATCTGGGACGGCCTGCGCCGCCTGAAGAAGGACAATACCGGCTACGACCTGCGCGACCTTTTCATCGGCGCCGAAGGCACGCTCGGCATCATCACCGGCGCGGTGCTGAAGCTGTTTCCCCAGCCGCTCGGCCATCAAGTGGCATTCGCCGGCCTGAATTCGGTCGAGGACGCGCTTGGTCTCTTCAACCTTGCCTCCAGCCTCTGCGGCACCTCGCTCACCGGTTTCGAGCTGATGCCGCGTTTCGGCGTCGAAATCACCACGCGCCATATCGATGGCGTGCGCGATCCGCTGCAAGCGGCCTATCCCTGGTATGTGCTGATCGACATTTCGACATCGGATTCCGCCGAAACGGCGGAGCGGATGATGAACGGCGTGCTCGAACAGGGTTTTGCGGCCGGACTGGTGCTCGATGCGGCGATTGCCTCATCGGTGGCGCAGCAGCAGGCGATCTGGCACATGCGCGAGAGCATGTCGGATGCCCAGAAGCCCGAAGGCGGGTCGATCAAACACGATGTTTCCGTGCCGGTGTCGCGGATCGCGCACTTCATGGCCGAGGCCGCCGAAGCGGTTCTGGCGGCAATGCCCGGAGCCCGCATCTGCGCCTTCGGCCATATGGGCGACGGCAATATCCATTATAATATTTCCCAGCCGGTCGGTGCCGACAAGGCCGCCTTCATCGGCCGCTGGCGCGAAATGAACCATATCGTCCATGGGCTGGTGCTGGCGCATGGCGGCTCGATCTCGGCCGAACACGGCATCGGCCAGCTGAAGCGCGACGAGCTTGCGGCAATCCGCCCGGCAATCGAAATCGAACTGATGCGCCGCATCAAGCGCGCCTTCGATCCGGCAAATATTATGAACCCGGGAAAGGTGGTCAGCCTCGAGATTTGA